A genome region from Gossypium hirsutum isolate 1008001.06 chromosome A04, Gossypium_hirsutum_v2.1, whole genome shotgun sequence includes the following:
- the LOC107945140 gene encoding cyclin-D3-1 produces the protein MQQEQEQEQSQPLSLLDDIDALYCEEEEDDGASSACNNGGNPFFPLDQDLFWDDEELLSMFSKEITQNKVVPAPDTINGADEFLAMARCVAVEWVLKVNARYGFTTLTAVLAINYLDRFLSSFRFQSDNKPWLIHLVAVTCLSLAAKVEETQVPLLLDLQVEDIKYVFEAKTIQRMEILILTTLKWKMNPITPLSFIDHIIRRLGLKTHLHWEFLKRCEHLLLCVISDSSSMHYLPSVLATATMMHVIDQVEPFTPIDYQNQLLDVLKIKKERVSECYNFVVDVSNKQSQKRKINRAPSLNRIFQNVVVASSHS, from the exons ATGcaacaagaacaagaacaagaacaAAGCCAGCCTTTGTCCTTGCTAGATGATATTGATGCTCTCTattgtgaagaagaagaagatgatggtgCTTCAAGTGCTTGTAACAATGGCGGAAACCCATTTTTCCCCCTTGACCAAGACTTGTTTTGGGATGATGAAGAGCTTCTTTCAATGTTCTCTAAAGAAATTACACAGAACAAGGTGGTGCCGGCTCCTGATACCATCAATGGTGCCGATGAGTTTCTAGCAATGGCTCGATGTGTTGCTGTTGAATGGGTGCTTAAAGTCAATGCTCGCTACGGCTTCACCACTCTCACGGCTGTGTTGGCCATTAACTATCTCGATCGGTTCTTGTCTAGCTTTCGTTTTCAAAGTGATAATAAGCCATGGCTGATCCACCTTGTTGCTGTCACTTGTCTTTCTTTGGCTGCAAAAGTTGAAGAAACTCAAGTTCCCCTTTTGCTAGACCTTCAA GTTGAAGACATAAAATATGTTTTTGAGGCCAAAACAATTCAAAGAATGGAGATTTTAATCCTTACAACTCTCAAATGGAAAATGAATCCCATTACCCCACTTTCATTCATTGATCACATCATAAGAAGGCTTGGCTTGAAGACTCATCTCCATTGGGAGTTTCTCAAGAGATGTGAGCATCTCCTCCTTTGTGTAATCTCTG ATTCAAGTTCTATGCACTATCTTCCCTCAGTATTGGCCACCGCAACAATGATGCATGTGATAGACCAAGTTGAGCCATTCACTCCCATTGACTACCAAAATCAGCTCTTAGATGttcttaaaattaaaaag GAAAGAGTAAGTGAGTGCTACAACTTTGTCGTCGATGTATCAAATAAGCAATCTCAAAAGAGGAAGATCAATCGAGCCCCATCGCTCAACAGGATCTTTCAAAACGTCGTCGTTGCAAGCAGCCATTCTTAA
- the LOC121228262 gene encoding uncharacterized protein At4g06744 — MGTLSFSTSILLFAIVFHSCLAASNDDPLTGTKREALEIIIGGGEGEAPSPSDEFPLPSPPCKHFQKENGCFENARLAKAYDVIQRFKEKIKVDANSKKYLKTWYGTDVCKYRGIYCDIRPDVKEKAVAGVDFNGAKFAGCDGTLPLDGFFDELDDLAIFHANSNNFTGSVPFKASKIKYLYELDLSNNKIAGGFPMKTFSAMNLTFLDLRYNSLKGTVPQQAFDLTLDVFFINNNNFAPQMLPTNLGDSTAVYLTFANNKFTGSIPASIGKARNLLEVLFLNNQLTGCLPYEIGNLTQSTVFDASSNKLTGPIPYSFGCLKKMQILSLANNQFYGEVPETVCELPMLNKLSLSNNYFTHVGPACRGLIEKKKLDVKKNCIYGLPNQRSEKECAAFFLKKKDCPRIETFFLVPCVKHGYDYYKYSDEGKSPAAAPLARTYSTLTPHHRL, encoded by the coding sequence ATGGGTACCCTTTCATTTTCCACTTCAATTTTGCTCTTCGCCATTGTTTTCCATTCATGTTTAGCGGCGAGCAACGATGATCCATTGACGGGGACAAAAAGGGAAGCATTAGAAATAATTATCGGCGGCGGAGAAGGCGAAGCTCCATCACCTTCCGATGAATTCCCACTGCCTTCACCGCCATGCAAGCATTTCCAGAAGGAAAATGGCTGCTTCGAGAACGCAAGGTTAGCCAAAGCCTACGACGTGATCCAAAGGTTTAAGGAGAAAATCAAGGTCGATGCTAATAGCAAGAAGTACTTGAAAACATGGTATGGAACTGATGTTTGTAAATACAGAGGCATTTATTGTGACATACGTCCCGACGTGAAAGAAAAAGCCGTTGCCGGCGTTGATTTCAACGGAGCTAAATTCGCCGGTTGTGATGGTACACTTCCTCTTGATGGGTTCTTTGATGAGTTAGATGATTTAGCTATATTCCATGCTAATTCAAATAATTTCACTGGTTCCGTCCCGTTTAAAGCATCGAAAATCAAGTATTTATATGAACTTGATCTTAGTAACAACAAGATCGCCGGTGGGTTTCCGATGAAAACTTTCAGTGCCATGAATTTGACCTTCCTTGATTTAAGGTATAATTCATTAAAAGGTACTGTTCCGCAACAAGCGTTCGATTTAACCCTCGATGTGTTCTTCATCAACAATAATAACTTCGCCCCACAAATGTTACCCACTAATCTCGGCGACTCGACGGCCGTTTACCTCACATTTGCTAATAACAAATTCACCGGATCAATCCCGGCGAGTATCGGCAAAGCTCGAAACCTTCTCGAAGTGCTTTTCCTTAATAATCAACTCACTGGGTGTTTACCGTACGAGATCGGAAACTTGACTCAATCAACGGTGTTCGACGCCAGTTCAAACAAGCTTACCGGTCCGATACCGTACTCTTTTGGCTGCTTGAAAAAGATGCAGATTCTCAGTTTGGCTAACAATCAGTTTTACGGTGAAGTGCCAGAGACGGTATGTGAGCTTCCTATGTTAAACAAATTATCTTTGTCGAACAATTATTTCACCCACGTCGGACCGGCTTGCCGGGGTTTGATAGAGAAAAAGAAGCTCGACGTGAAGAAGAACTGTATCTACGGCCTCCCTAATCAACGATCGGAGAAGGAGTGTGCGGCGTTTTTCTTGAAGAAGAAGGATTGTCCGAGGATAGAAACTTTTTTTTTGGTTCCTTGTGTGAAACATGGTTATGATTATTATAAATATTCCGACGAAGGAAAGTCGCCGGCGGCGGCGCCGCTGGCTAGAACTTATAGTACTCTTACACCTCATCATCGGCTGTGA
- the LOC107945139 gene encoding pentatricopeptide repeat-containing protein At4g26680, mitochondrial encodes MNNFLSRHFSTLFGSVEVKPTSLKPLIDVNSRRKKWNPIPIPFRTISEPRGQDLDFVNVAHSHLIHSDWNKLNALSTHFTPFRVKHVLLKIQKDHVLSLEFFNWVKTRNPTSHSLETHSVILHILTKNQKFKSAESVLRSLLVSGSLELPAKMFDVILYSYRICDSSPRVFDLLFKTYAHAKKFRNATDAFSRMKDYGFFPTIKSCNAYLSSLLDLHRVDIALGFYREMRRCRLSPNVYTFNIVIHAFCKSGKLDKAMQVLREMEIMGFTPTVASYNTLIAGYCNKGLMSLAMKLKSSMGKDGVHPNVVTFNTLINGFCKEGKLNEANKVFNEMKALNLAPTIVTYNTLINGYSQVGKSEMSNRLYEDMLKNGVKTDILTYNALILGLCKEGKTKKAAYLVKELDKDNLAPNASTFSALISGQCFRKNSDRAFQLYKTMIRSGFHPNENTYSMLISTLCKNEDFDGAVQVLNDMIDRSVVPDSGTLFELHKGLSRCAKNQLAIILCKKLEDRHLMPKGFDKSKIISSQPENEDKTS; translated from the coding sequence ATGAATAATTTCCTGAGTCGTCACTTCTCAACTTTGTTCGGTTCTGTTGAAGTAAAACCTACTTCTTTAAAACCCTTAATTGATGTGAATTCAAGGAGAAAGAAGTGGAATCCAATTCCAATTCCCTTCAGAACAATCTCTGAACCCAGAGGTCAAGACCTTGATTTTGTGAATGTTGCCCATAGTCACCTCATTCACTCTGATTGGAATAAGCTTAATGCTTTATCTACCCACTTTACCCCATTTAGAGTTAAGCATGTTTTGTTAAAGATTCAAAAGGACCATGTTCTTTCTCTTGAGTTCTTCAATTGGGTTAAAACTCGAAACCCCACTTCACATTCCCTTGAAACTCATTCAGTGATTCTCCACATTCTCACCAAAAACCAGAAATTCAAATCCGCTGAATCGGTTTTGAGGAGTCTTCTTGTGTCTGGTTCATTGGAATTGCCAGCTAAGATGTTTGATGTGATACTGTATTCTTATCGAATATGCGATTCCTCTCCTCGTGTGTTTGATTTACTGTTTAAGACATATGCACATGCCAAGAAGTTTAGGAACGCTACGGATGCTTTTTCTCGGATGAAGGATTATGGGTTTTTTCCAACTATTAAGTCGTGTAATGCATATTTGAGCTCATTGCTTGATTTACATAGGGTGGATATTGCTTTGGGGTTCTACAGAGAAATGCGGCGTTGCAGGCTTTCTCCCAATGTATACACTTTCAATATAGTAATTCATGCGTTTTGCAAGTCAGGAAAACTTGACAAGGCTATGCAAGTGTTAAGAGAAATGGAGATTATGGGTTTTACTCCTACTGTAGCATCTTACAACACATTGATTGCAGGGTATTGTAACAAGGGTCTAATGAGCTTAGCCATGAAGCTTAAAAGCTCAATGGGGAAAGATGGAGTGCATCCAAATGTGGTTACTTTTAACACCCTTATTAATGGTTTTTGTAAGGAAGGGAAATTAAATGAAGCAAATAAGGTTTTCAATGAGATGAAAGCCCTGAATCTGGCTCCCACTATTGTAACTTACAATACTTTGATAAATGGGTACAGTCAAGTAGGTAAGAGTGAGATGAGCAACAGGCTTTATGAGGACATGCTGAAGAATGGAGTTAAGACTGATATACTGACATACAATGCATTGATACTGGGATTATGCAAGGAGGGTAAGACAAAGAAAGCTGCATATCTGGTTAAAGAACTTGATAAGGACAACTTGGCTCCAAATGCTTCAACATTTTCTGCTCTTATTAGTGGGCAGTGTTTCAGGAAGAACTCTGACCGTGCATTCCAGCTTTATAAGACCATGATCAGGAGTGGTTTTCAtccaaatgaaaacacttatagTATGTTGATTTCTACCTTGTGCAAGAATGAAGATTTTGATGGAGCAGTGCAGGTCCTAAATGATATGATTGATAGATCAGTGGTTCCCGACTCTGGTACTTTGTTTGAGCTGCACAAGGGACTCAGCCGATGTGCTAAAAATCAATTGGCAATTATCCTATGCAAAAAACTGGAAGATAGACATCTGATGCCAAAAGGTTTTGATAAATCCAAAATTATCAGTTCTCAACCAGAAAATGAGGACAAGACATCTTGA